Proteins encoded together in one Dermacentor variabilis isolate Ectoservices chromosome 2, ASM5094787v1, whole genome shotgun sequence window:
- the LOC142572369 gene encoding FAD synthase-like, with amino-acid sequence MSMTSWRRTPNGIRRSMSSGNDTAGIIVIGDEILRGDISDSNVHHICSRLRAVGIRVERVSIIPDVVPVITEEVRKFSASYSYVFTSGGVGPTHDDVTYESVAKAFDEDVFVHPEVLASYQTLYGPRSEAEIAINKFATIPRSSRILFGDIQRPNRVLRLPLVCAKNVYMLPGVPLALEALFPLFLKDCEDKGHKIMYLTELYLKSDELSITACLNKAVEQFKDKVKFGSYPTLDSNYYRVRLAIEGEKEEDVAEAKKFLLDNLPDDSVTQFDRDPLNNAWQKLSTLAERKPHIAAALKVIEEAVAKYTLEGICLGFSGGKDCTVILHMLYSLLQKQLKPSETALPKIQCLFVHSEQLWPETISFIQNSAKLYNCELTTLSEGSYKVALQQYLTSKPGVKAFLLGNRSTDPGGAKLKSFIPTDEGWPQVMRVFPVLDWSYKDVWDFIRDLSIPYCSLYDQGYSSIGENEEPNQVLMYLDSRGAKRFKPAYMLEDAKLERCGRK; translated from the exons ATGTCGATGACTTCCTGGAGGAGGACGCCAAATGG GATCCGCCGCTCGATGTCCTCCGGAAATGATACGGCGGGTATCATTGTCATTGGCGACGAAATTCTGCGTGGCGACATAAGCGACTCGAACGTGCATCACATCTGCTCGCGGCTGCGTGCTGTGGGCATCCGTGTGGAGCGGGTGTCCATCATTCCCGACGTCGTGCCCGTAATCACCGAGGAAGTGCGCAAGTTCTCCGCCTCTTACAGCTACGTATTCACATCGGGAGGCGTGGGGCCGACGCATGACGACGTCACGTACGAGAGTGTTGCCAAAGCGTTCGACGAAGACGTTTTCGTGCATCCCGAGGTGCTCGCATCTTACCAGACATTGTACGGTCCCAGGTCTGAAGCCGAAATAGCGATCAACAAATTCGCGACCATTCCACGTTCTTCGAGAATACTCTTCGGTGACATACAGCGGCCTAATAGGGTTCTGCGGTTGCCCTTGGTGTGCGCCAAGAACGTATACATGCTTCCCGGTGTGCCTCTGGCGCTTGAGGCTCTGTTTCCACTGTTCCTCAAGGATTGCGAGGACAAGGGCCACAAAATCATGTATCTTACGGAGCTGTACCTTAAGTCTGACGAGCTAAGCATAACAGCTTGCTTGAACAAGGCTGTGGAACAGTTCAAGGACAAGGTGAAGTTTGGATCCTACCCGACGTTGGACAGTAACTACTACCGCGTGCGCCTTGCTATCGAAGGCGAGAAGGAGGAAGACGTGGCCGAAGCGAAAAAGTTTCTCTTAGACAACCTGCCAGATGACTCGGTCACTCAGTTCGACCGTGATCCTTTGAACAATGCTTGGCAGAAACTGAGTACTTTGGCGGAGCGGAAGCCACACATTGCAGCAGCATTAAAGGTTATCGAGGAGGCCGTCGCGAAGTACACGTTGGAGGGAATATGCTTGGGGTTCAGTGGTGGAAAGGATTGCACTGTTATTCTTCACATGCTATACTCTCTGCTTCAGAAGCAACTGAAGCCCAGTGAAACAGCGCTGCCGAAAATCCAGTGCCTCTTTGTGCACAGTGAGCAACTGTGGCCTGAAACAATATCATTTATTCAGAACAGTGCAAAACTTTACAACTGCGAACTAACAACCCTATCTGAAGGTAGCTACAAGGTTGCTTTGCAGCAGTACTTAACCTCAAAACCCGGTGTCAAGGCTTTCCTTCTAGGCAACCGATCCACAGACCCTGGCGGTGCCAAGCTCAAGTCCTTCATTCCAACGGATGAAGGGTGGCCTCAGGTGATGCGTGTCTTCCCTGTGCTGGACTGGTCATACAAGGATGTCTGGGACTTCATACGTGACCTCAGTATTCCTTACTGTTCACTCTATGACCAAGGGTACTCGTCGATTGGAGAGAATGAGGAGCCTAATCAAGTACTAATGTACTTAGACAGCCGAGGTGCCAAGCGGTTCAAGCCAGCATACATGCTGGAAGATGCGAAGCTAGAGCGCTGTGGCAGGAAGTGA